One window of the Runella slithyformis DSM 19594 genome contains the following:
- a CDS encoding FecR family protein produces MTQHEFDLLSEKYLTGHCTPDELDLLNKWTAEQLAKTDFLEETEAKIIQNRLWKRLRLKAQIRSSKSYSLPAWAIGIAASLVLLAGYLGGVFAPDQVTAELPKQGIESKNTTAIRQKIVLPDGSVVVLEKGASLITDQNYGKQNRTVFLKGEAFFDVKRNEKVPFLVRSGSLVTEVLGTSFHIKPRTNGKTIEVAVVSGRVSVYAAEATQHLNGVILTPNQKVLFDTELKTIRQGIVAQPTLLVADLPKSNFEFEEVALGEVVKVMQTAFGVEIMVANPILSQCAFTGDLNGLGMYQQLDLICGAINAQYEIRGTTIFVLGNGCR; encoded by the coding sequence ATGACACAGCACGAGTTTGACTTACTTTCCGAAAAATACCTGACGGGCCATTGTACCCCCGATGAATTGGATCTGCTCAATAAATGGACGGCCGAACAACTTGCCAAAACTGATTTTCTGGAAGAAACGGAAGCCAAAATAATACAAAATCGGCTTTGGAAACGCCTCCGCCTCAAGGCGCAGATACGATCGTCAAAAAGTTATTCCCTACCCGCTTGGGCGATTGGCATAGCGGCTTCTTTAGTGCTTTTAGCAGGCTATTTAGGGGGGGTATTTGCGCCAGATCAAGTGACTGCGGAGTTGCCGAAACAAGGTATTGAAAGCAAAAATACGACCGCTATACGCCAAAAAATAGTGCTTCCTGACGGCAGTGTTGTGGTGTTGGAAAAAGGAGCCAGTCTGATTACTGACCAAAATTACGGTAAGCAAAACAGGACTGTTTTCTTAAAGGGAGAAGCATTTTTTGACGTGAAGCGCAATGAAAAAGTCCCCTTTTTGGTCAGGTCCGGCAGTTTGGTGACCGAGGTGCTGGGAACGAGTTTTCACATCAAGCCCCGTACTAACGGCAAAACCATTGAGGTGGCAGTGGTTTCGGGGCGGGTGTCGGTCTATGCGGCTGAGGCCACACAGCACCTCAATGGAGTTATTTTAACCCCCAACCAAAAAGTACTGTTTGATACCGAACTCAAAACCATTCGGCAGGGCATTGTAGCGCAACCTACGCTGCTGGTAGCCGATTTGCCCAAGTCTAATTTTGAATTTGAAGAAGTGGCGCTGGGCGAAGTGGTCAAAGTGATGCAAACTGCTTTTGGCGTAGAAATAATGGTTGCTAATCCCATTTTATCGCAGTGCGCTTTTACGGGCGATTTAAACGGCTTGGGAATGTACCAACAGTTGGATTTGATTTGTGGAGCTATCAATGCCCAATACGAAATACGCGGCACCACCATTTTTGTGCTTGGAAATGGTTGTCGCTGA
- a CDS encoding sigma-70 family RNA polymerase sigma factor, producing MPAQHPTDDVLIEHLRKGDAGAFKAIYVRYWRPLYGFVYQQLGSKQDAEEILHDLFLSLWQNRDKVHIQQLSVYLFVAVRNLTNKFIKSKINLRKYREYQLLHRIVESTQPEEIGNPEDLLQAVERVMQQMPEKTARIFRLSKIEEMPVKKIAATLNLTEKAVEYHITKSLQMLRQQLQRFQSHN from the coding sequence ATGCCCGCTCAACATCCAACCGACGACGTATTGATTGAACATCTTCGCAAAGGAGATGCCGGTGCATTTAAGGCCATTTATGTGCGTTATTGGCGGCCCCTTTACGGATTTGTTTATCAGCAATTGGGATCAAAGCAAGATGCGGAAGAGATCTTACACGACTTGTTTTTGAGCCTTTGGCAAAACCGAGATAAAGTGCACATTCAGCAACTTTCCGTGTATCTGTTTGTGGCCGTTCGCAACCTTACCAATAAGTTTATTAAGTCGAAAATAAACCTGCGCAAATACCGGGAATATCAACTCCTGCACCGGATTGTAGAAAGTACCCAGCCTGAGGAAATCGGTAATCCCGAAGATTTGTTGCAGGCGGTAGAGCGCGTGATGCAACAAATGCCCGAAAAAACGGCGAGGATATTCAGGCTCAGTAAAATAGAAGAGATGCCTGTCAAGAAAATAGCCGCTACCCTAAACCTCACCGAAAAAGCCGTAGAATACCACATCACTAAATCGCTGCAAATGTTGCGTCAACAATTGCAGCGGTTTCAATCCCACAATTAA